A portion of the Camelus ferus isolate YT-003-E chromosome 16, BCGSAC_Cfer_1.0, whole genome shotgun sequence genome contains these proteins:
- the LOC102512283 gene encoding 40S ribosomal protein S27-like codes for MPLARDLLHPSLEEEKKKHKKKQLFQSPNSFFKNVECPGCYKITTVFSQAQTVVLCVGCSTVLCQPTGGKARLTEGCSL; via the coding sequence ATGCCTTTGGCTAGAGACTTACTGCATCCTTccttggaagaggaaaagaaaaaacataaaaagaaacaactctTTCAAAGTCCAAATTCGTTTTTTAAGAATGTAGAATGTCCAGGTTGCTACAAGATTACCACAGTTTTCAGCCAAGCTCAGACAGTGGTGCTTTGTGTAGGTTGTTCAACGGTGCTGTGCCAGCCAACAGGAGGAAAGGCCAGACTTACAGAAGGGTGTTCATTGTAA